A window of Candidatus Margulisiibacteriota bacterium contains these coding sequences:
- the lexA gene encoding transcriptional repressor LexA, whose protein sequence is MTPSKQRELILNYVTGYIKNEGFAPSLREICKAFGFASPRSAQKHLEALEEEGLIRRGNKSRAIKLLTEPDLKTIVLPFLGYIAAGAPIEVLDHKETMEIPETLVGRRPCYILQVKGNSMIEDHILNGDFIVVEKCDSADDGEVVVALVNRSEATLKRLYREPNRVRLEPANSTMKPIYVKDVAVQGKVRGLFRKF, encoded by the coding sequence ATGACGCCAAGCAAACAAAGAGAGCTGATCCTCAATTACGTGACCGGTTATATCAAAAACGAGGGGTTTGCTCCATCCCTTAGGGAGATCTGCAAAGCCTTTGGCTTTGCCTCCCCCCGCTCTGCCCAAAAACACCTCGAAGCGCTGGAGGAAGAAGGGCTAATTAGGCGCGGAAACAAGTCGCGGGCCATCAAGCTCCTGACCGAACCGGACCTGAAGACGATCGTCCTCCCCTTTCTCGGCTACATCGCCGCGGGGGCGCCGATCGAAGTGCTCGACCATAAAGAGACCATGGAGATCCCGGAAACCCTGGTCGGCCGCCGCCCCTGCTACATTCTGCAGGTCAAGGGGAACAGCATGATCGAAGACCACATCTTAAACGGCGACTTCATAGTCGTAGAAAAATGCGACTCGGCCGACGACGGAGAAGTGGTTGTGGCGCTGGTCAATCGTTCCGAGGCTACTTTGAAAAGGCTCTACCGCGAACCAAATCGCGTCCGGCTCGAGCCGGCCAACTCAACAATGAAACCGATCTACGTCAAAGACGTGGCGGTCCAGGGAAAGGTCAGGGGATTGTTTAGGAAGTTCTAG
- a CDS encoding putative DNA modification/repair radical SAM protein codes for MADTEKKLEVLGAAAKYDICASSSAPQKREPNNNYIGSNAPGGICHSYTPDGRCVSLLKVLMTNSCKNNCQYCVNRASNDFERSGFEPKELADLFIELYRRNYIEGIFLSSGVQKSTAYTMERMIAVLEILRFQYRYRGYVHLKALPNTQADLIERGARLADRMSVNLESPNPERLKSIAGEKNFMLDLVAPINAIQKQVEKGLLKAGQTTQFVVGAAGETDAELLRTTNWLYKKKNLKRVYFSAFVPTLPNHLLPQSPIPLLREHRLYQADWLMRYYHFELGDLVMKQDQNLSLDIDPKMAHALKNRQRFPLEINRASFQELLKVPGIGPLSAKRLFRARKEHRFTNLQELKNLGVVTKRAKPFILINGVKQGSVKEIATVKQLELFDGYSSSLAWGQAPQLLT; via the coding sequence GTGGCGGATACTGAAAAAAAGCTGGAAGTATTAGGCGCGGCGGCCAAATACGATATTTGCGCTTCCAGCTCGGCCCCACAAAAAAGAGAGCCAAACAATAACTATATTGGCTCCAACGCTCCCGGCGGGATTTGCCATAGTTATACACCAGATGGCCGTTGCGTCTCGCTCCTTAAGGTCCTGATGACCAACTCCTGCAAAAACAACTGCCAGTACTGCGTTAACCGGGCCAGCAACGACTTTGAACGAAGCGGCTTTGAACCAAAAGAGCTGGCTGATCTCTTTATCGAGCTCTACCGCCGCAATTACATCGAAGGGATTTTTCTTAGTTCCGGGGTACAAAAAAGTACGGCCTACACCATGGAGCGGATGATCGCCGTCCTGGAGATCCTCCGTTTTCAATACCGCTACCGGGGCTATGTCCACCTGAAAGCCCTCCCCAACACCCAGGCCGACCTGATCGAGCGGGGAGCCCGGCTGGCCGATCGGATGTCGGTCAACCTGGAAAGCCCCAATCCCGAACGGCTCAAGTCGATCGCCGGCGAGAAGAACTTTATGCTCGACCTGGTGGCGCCGATCAACGCCATCCAGAAACAGGTTGAAAAAGGATTGCTCAAAGCGGGCCAGACAACCCAATTTGTGGTCGGCGCCGCCGGCGAGACGGACGCCGAGCTCCTGCGTACGACCAATTGGCTCTATAAAAAAAAGAATCTAAAACGAGTTTACTTCAGCGCTTTTGTTCCCACTCTCCCTAATCACCTACTCCCCCAATCCCCTATTCCCTTGCTCCGTGAACACCGTCTCTACCAGGCCGACTGGCTAATGCGTTACTACCACTTTGAGCTCGGCGACCTGGTCATGAAACAAGACCAAAACTTGAGCCTAGATATCGACCCAAAGATGGCCCACGCCTTGAAAAACCGACAGCGGTTCCCGCTCGAGATAAACCGGGCCTCGTTCCAGGAGCTGCTGAAGGTTCCCGGGATCGGGCCACTCTCCGCCAAACGATTGTTCCGAGCGCGTAAAGAACACCGTTTCACAAATCTGCAGGAGTTAAAAAACCTGGGAGTTGTGACTAAACGGGCCAAACCTTTCATCCTGATCAACGGGGTGAAACAAGGAAGCGTCAAAGAGATCGCTACGGTCAAACAGTTGGAGCTTTTTGATGGGTACAGCAGTTCCCTCGCCTGGGGGCAAGCGCCGCAGCTGCTGACGTAA
- the dinB gene encoding DNA polymerase IV yields the protein MRTILHVDMNAYFASVEQACNPLLRGKPVAVGGGTGGKRTVVAACSYEAKARGVENAMPAWEAKKICPDLVMVGGDMNKYIYTSCEVMKILREYTPQVEVFSIDEAFMDMTGTADRFGGAVAVAKEIKRRIREKFHLTCNIGIGPNKLLAKLAGELKKPDALIILRAEDIPDKIASVKVGKLCGVGRKLEQYLAEMGINTCGELHRAAREELARRFGAACGEHLWQMGQGKDNSEVCAGAAETTAKSMGHSYTLPRLTTSLGEVKGYLLRLSEQVGRRLRLGKYRGNVVHVSLGFDQYQFWGKQKKVEEYLDDGYDIYKRAEKLIESEKGTWRKTRGFRFVGVTASGLLHEVDQVSLFADDERKKLLAKAVDALNDRWGEATVERAALLGFVLEEKSGMVAGANRRISGGGY from the coding sequence ATGAGGACCATCTTGCACGTCGACATGAACGCTTACTTTGCTTCGGTGGAGCAGGCCTGCAACCCGCTCCTGCGGGGGAAGCCGGTCGCGGTCGGCGGCGGGACCGGGGGGAAACGGACCGTGGTCGCCGCCTGTTCTTATGAGGCAAAGGCCAGAGGGGTGGAGAACGCCATGCCGGCCTGGGAAGCCAAAAAGATCTGCCCCGACCTGGTCATGGTTGGCGGCGACATGAACAAGTACATTTATACATCATGCGAAGTGATGAAGATCCTGCGCGAATACACCCCGCAGGTCGAAGTTTTTTCGATCGACGAAGCCTTTATGGACATGACCGGCACCGCCGACCGGTTTGGCGGAGCGGTCGCCGTTGCCAAAGAGATCAAACGGCGGATCAGGGAGAAATTCCATCTGACCTGCAACATTGGGATCGGGCCAAACAAACTGCTGGCCAAGCTGGCCGGGGAACTCAAAAAACCAGACGCCCTGATCATTCTCCGGGCCGAGGATATCCCGGACAAGATCGCCAGCGTCAAAGTCGGCAAGCTCTGCGGCGTCGGCCGCAAACTCGAACAGTATCTGGCGGAAATGGGGATCAACACCTGCGGCGAACTCCACCGGGCCGCCAGAGAAGAATTGGCGCGGCGCTTCGGCGCCGCCTGCGGCGAACATCTCTGGCAGATGGGACAGGGAAAAGACAATTCGGAAGTTTGCGCCGGCGCGGCGGAAACGACCGCCAAGTCAATGGGACACTCCTACACCCTCCCCCGCCTGACCACCAGCCTCGGCGAAGTCAAAGGATACCTGCTCCGCCTCTCCGAGCAGGTTGGCCGGCGCCTGCGGCTCGGCAAATACCGGGGGAACGTGGTCCACGTTTCGCTCGGCTTTGACCAATATCAGTTTTGGGGAAAGCAAAAAAAGGTCGAAGAGTACCTTGACGACGGCTACGACATTTACAAGAGAGCGGAAAAACTAATAGAAAGTGAAAAGGGAACCTGGCGGAAGACACGCGGCTTCCGTTTCGTGGGGGTAACAGCCTCTGGGCTCTTACACGAGGTCGACCAGGTTTCCCTTTTCGCCGATGACGAACGGAAAAAACTCCTCGCCAAAGCGGTCGACGCGCTCAATGACCGCTGGGGAGAAGCGACGGTCGAACGGGCCGCCCTGCTTGGCTTTGTCCTGGAAGAAAAAAGCGGCATGGTCGCCGGAGCCAACAGGAGAATAAGCGGTGGCGGATACTGA
- a CDS encoding PAS domain S-box protein → MSDKEKSEIRKEAEAEYARRNKKTKPSGSDADQKRLTQELQIHQIELEMQGEELGKGNEELRLEKEMLNNIISTAPAIILVMDPEGKIVSFNPYMEKLSGYSIDEVRGKDWFNIFLPERSRDKTREVFKRAINNIQTRKNIDLLITRDKRELKIEWYDKTLKDRDGKVVGLLSVGQDVTERKATEDALHDKIKELEKMTKIMEGREDRILELKNEIKKLKGLV, encoded by the coding sequence ATGAGCGATAAAGAAAAATCAGAAATACGTAAAGAAGCGGAAGCGGAATATGCCAGGCGAAACAAAAAAACTAAGCCGTCCGGGTCTGATGCCGATCAAAAGCGCCTAACCCAGGAACTGCAGATCCACCAAATTGAGCTGGAGATGCAGGGGGAGGAGCTTGGCAAGGGAAATGAAGAACTGCGGTTGGAAAAAGAGATGCTGAATAATATTATCAGTACCGCGCCGGCGATCATTCTGGTGATGGACCCTGAAGGGAAGATAGTTAGTTTTAATCCTTATATGGAAAAGCTTTCCGGCTATAGCATTGATGAGGTCAGGGGGAAGGACTGGTTTAATATTTTTCTGCCAGAACGATCGCGCGACAAAACCAGAGAAGTATTTAAAAGGGCGATCAATAATATTCAAACAAGAAAAAATATTGACTTGTTAATTACCAGGGATAAACGAGAGCTTAAGATTGAATGGTATGACAAGACACTTAAGGATAGGGATGGTAAGGTTGTTGGGCTCCTCTCTGTAGGCCAGGACGTGACCGAGCGCAAGGCGACGGAAGATGCGCTGCATGACAAGATCAAGGAGCTGGAGAAAATGACCAAGATTATGGAAGGACGGGAAGACCGGATCCTGGAACTAAAGAATGAGATTAAAAAGCTAAAAGGCTTAGTTTAA
- a CDS encoding DUF4130 domain-containing protein has protein sequence MEQLAIFNDKFDRREELEDKVPTIKLKGTPEAYYLFRQKLYYALLHKDPNKYHVIDQVIEQAKEKGLSYILCKVSAEARKFIDLARQVGGERQRAISFLRLKPIDQHNVLMGEFEIVHQTGEIIMLHFLKRFPRYRIMLVFGDEVYIGQGEEIFQEKVKSKTVILPSTPDEFERYWLAFYRSQYIPERRNLKYFQKMIPKKYWRWVTELKEFGLN, from the coding sequence ATGGAACAACTAGCGATTTTTAACGACAAGTTCGATCGACGAGAAGAACTGGAAGACAAGGTCCCAACGATCAAGCTCAAAGGGACACCGGAAGCTTACTACCTGTTCCGGCAAAAGTTATATTACGCACTCCTCCACAAAGATCCCAACAAATACCACGTGATCGACCAGGTGATCGAACAAGCCAAAGAAAAAGGATTAAGTTATATTCTCTGCAAGGTTTCGGCGGAAGCCAGAAAATTCATTGATCTGGCCAGGCAGGTTGGCGGCGAGAGGCAGAGAGCGATCTCCTTTCTCCGGCTGAAACCAATTGACCAACATAATGTCTTGATGGGGGAATTTGAGATCGTTCACCAGACCGGCGAGATCATCATGCTCCACTTTTTAAAGCGGTTTCCCCGCTACCGGATCATGCTGGTCTTTGGCGATGAGGTATATATCGGTCAGGGAGAAGAGATCTTCCAGGAAAAGGTTAAAAGCAAAACAGTCATCCTCCCCTCTACCCCAGACGAGTTCGAACGCTATTGGCTCGCCTTCTACCGTTCGCAATACATCCCGGAACGGCGGAACCTGAAATATTTCCAGAAGATGATCCCCAAGAAATACTGGCGGTGGGTCACGGAGCTCAAGGAGTTTGGATTAAACTAA
- a CDS encoding DUF72 domain-containing protein, whose product MIKIGTSGFSFPDWKGTVYPKKIKPSEMLPYYEDELGFEACELNFTYYRMPDPYTMEKLALRTGRDFEFTVKGTKEMTHEIWEDKERTTLKKSGELFKAFARGIAPLASHRKLGAVLLQFPTFFPPTGKNLDYLDQCRQRLKDFPLVIEFRNAAWLKPETYKLLKDEKLGICVVDEPRLPRLLPFEPAATSDLGYFRFHGRNKLWYSARPHERYDYFYSKTELTDLLAGVKEVAQKTKKTYAFFNNCFMGQSAKNAAMMREMLGVKFQKKTPRLF is encoded by the coding sequence ATGATCAAGATCGGCACTTCCGGCTTCTCGTTCCCCGACTGGAAAGGGACCGTTTACCCGAAAAAGATCAAACCGTCGGAGATGCTCCCCTACTACGAAGACGAACTCGGCTTTGAGGCCTGCGAGCTCAATTTTACCTATTACCGGATGCCCGACCCATACACCATGGAAAAGCTCGCCCTGCGGACCGGCCGTGATTTTGAGTTCACCGTCAAAGGGACCAAGGAAATGACCCACGAGATCTGGGAAGACAAAGAGCGGACCACCCTCAAAAAGAGCGGAGAGCTCTTCAAGGCGTTTGCCAGAGGAATTGCGCCGCTCGCTTCCCACCGCAAACTAGGAGCGGTCCTCCTCCAGTTCCCGACATTTTTTCCGCCGACCGGGAAGAACCTTGACTACCTCGACCAATGCCGGCAACGGCTCAAGGATTTTCCGCTGGTGATCGAGTTCCGGAACGCCGCCTGGCTGAAGCCGGAAACTTATAAACTCCTCAAGGACGAAAAACTGGGGATCTGCGTCGTCGACGAACCGCGGCTCCCCCGCCTCCTCCCTTTTGAGCCGGCCGCCACCTCGGACCTGGGCTACTTCCGTTTCCACGGGCGGAACAAACTCTGGTACAGCGCCAGGCCGCACGAACGCTACGACTATTTTTACTCCAAAACCGAGCTGACCGACTTACTGGCCGGGGTCAAAGAAGTTGCCCAAAAAACCAAAAAGACCTACGCCTTTTTCAATAACTGTTTCATGGGACAGTCGGCCAAGAACGCCGCCATGATGAGGGAGATGCTCGGGGTAAAATTCCAGAAAAAAACACCCCGGCTTTTTTAA